The Verrucomicrobiota bacterium JB022 DNA window ACAACACGATGATCCGCTTCGGCTTCAGCGTGCGCGCCGTCTGCAGCGTCGCCGCAATCTCGGTCGGATGATGCCCGTAATCGTCGATGATCCGGTAGTTCTCCGACAAATACTTCGTCTCAAACCGCCGCTTCGCACCCGCAAAGGTCGCCAGCGCACGCGCCACGTCCGGAAACTCCGCACCCACCGAATCCGCCACCGCCACCGCGCCCAGCGCGTTGAGAATGTTGTGGTGACCCGGGATTCCCAGCTCGATGTCGCCCAGCACCTCACCGTATTTCTTCACCGTGAATGCCGACGACCCGCGCAAATCCCGTACGTCCTCCGCCGTGTAGTCCGCCTCTTCCCAGCCGTAGGAAACCGTGCCTTCCCGCTCACCGCACAGCTCGTGCGCCACCGGATCCTCCGCGCAATACACCAGCTTCCCGCGCGTCTGGTCCGCCAGCTTCGTGAACACCTCGCGGATGTGCTCCAGATCCCGGTAGAAATCCAGATGCTCCGCCTCGATGTTCAGGATCACCGAGTGCTCCGGATGATACAGCGCCAGCGTGCCGTCGCTCTCGTCACCCTCCGCCACCATGAACTCACCCGTCTCCGACCACTTCGCGTTCGCTCCCAGAATCGGAATCTCCGCACCCACGTAATGGCTCGGCTTCAAGCCCGCCTCACGCAGCACGTGCGCCGTCATCGCCGAGGTCGTCGTCTTCCCGTGCGTCCCGGAAATCACGATCCCCTTGCGCGTGTGCAAAATCGCCGCCAGACACTCCGCCCGGCGGAACAACGGAATCTTCTCCTCAACCGCCGCCGCATAGGCCGGGTTGTCCGGCTTGATCGCCGAGGAAAACACCACCAGATCCGCCCCCTTCACCGCCTCCGGCGTGTGTGGCGAGGAAAACACCAACCCCAGCCCCTGCATCCGCGTCGTCTCCTTCGAGGTCACACGGTCGGAGCCACTCACCTTGTGCCCCATCCCCAGCAACAACAGCGCAAGCCCGCTCATCCCCGATCCGGCCACGCCAATCAGGTGAATTTGCAGGGGATCGTCGGTCTGGGTGAGTCGCTTGCTGAGGTCGTTCATTGAGGTCTGAGGGTGGCTTCGATCGCGGCGCCCACCCGGTCCGCGGCATCGGGGATGGCAAGCGCGCGCGCGGCTTGTGCCATGCTTTCGAAAGTTGGCAAGTCCTTGAGGATCAATCCGGCCATTTCCGCCAGTTTTTCCGGTGAAAGATCCCGTTCCTGGATCAATTTCGCCGCGCCGCCGTCGGCAAACACCTCCGCATTGCGCGTCTGGTGGTCGTCCGCCGCATACGGATACGGCACCAGAATCGACGGATGCCCGGCAATCGCAATCTCGGTCAGGCTGCTCGCCCCCGACCGCGCGATCAACAAATCCGCCAGCGCATACGCCGCCGGCATCTTATCGCAAAACCCGAGCACCCTGTGGTTCTCCCGCCCCGCCGCGATCTCCGCCACCCGGTCATGATCCAGCGCACCCGCAATGTGCAGCATCTGCACCCCGTCCGGCAGCATCGGCACCGCCTCCGCGCACAACTCGTTCAAACGCCGCGCCCCCTGACTGCCACCCACCACCAGAATCGTCTGCTTCCCCGCATCCAGCCCGAACACCTCCGCCGCCTCCTCCCGCGTCGGCAGCTTCATGATCTCCGGCCGCACCGGCGTCCCCGTCACCACCGTCTCACGCTTCGGAAAAAACGCCCTCGCCGGCTCCAGCCCCAGAAACACCTGCGTGCAAAACCGGCTCGTCAGCACATTCGCCCGCCCCGGCCGCGCATTCGAATCATGCACGAACGTCTTCAGCCCCAGCTTGTGCCCCGCATAAACCGGCGGCAGCGACGTAAACCCGCCCATCCCCAGCACCGCATCCGCCTCAAACCCCTCGATAATCTTCCGGCACCGCACGATCGACCGCCGCAGCCTCCACAAAAACGGCAGCATCTTCAGCGAAAACGTCGCCGGCTTCGCCACCGCCGGCACCGTGTCAAAATCCAGATGCCCGTATTTCTCCGATGCCAGCGCATCCACCTTCTTCTCCGAGATCAACAACTTCACCTCATGCCCCCGGTCCAGCAGCGTCTCCGCCACCGCGATACCGGGAAACAAATGTCCACCCGTGCCACCACAGGCGATCAGGATTTTCAACGAATCAGACACGGGAAATCAGGGGGCAAAACACTGCAAGCGACAACGGAAAACCAAATCCGCCAGTCCGTCGGGCAACGCTAAAGAAACCCAAACTTTCTGGCAATCCTCAAAACTCCCCATCCGCAAATTCCCAAAATCCCACCGCCCCCCGAACGCCCCACAGGAGCGGCGGTGCATGACCGCCGAACCCCACCAGCCCGCAGGGCGCTACCCGCAAAATCATCCCCCCATCCTCCGGCAGGGACGCACCGCCGGGGCGTCCGTCTTTGGTAGGGACGCACCGCCGGGGCGTCCGTCTTCCCCAGAGCCCATCCGCCCCGTGGCTGGAGCGTCCCGCCAGTAGTGTTCGGCACGCTTTGAGCTGTTTTCGTTTTCATGGGTGAGGGCTGACTCATGGGGTTTTCAGGTTTTGGCCTGCGCCCGGTCTGGACGCGAGGTCGTCGGTTGCCAGTGGCGTCTGTACAAAGCTGCGCGTCGCATCGCCTTGGCGATGCGCTTCTCCCCTGATGGTTCAGCCTCGTTTTTTCGCGGGGCCCATGGCGGCTACAAGTTCCTCGTCGTCGGCCCAGCCCATCATCCAGAACCTCAGCGCTTCCATCATGCGCTTGGTCGGCAGCTTGCCTCCGCGC harbors:
- the murG gene encoding undecaprenyldiphospho-muramoylpentapeptide beta-N-acetylglucosaminyltransferase gives rise to the protein MSDSLKILIACGGTGGHLFPGIAVAETLLDRGHEVKLLISEKKVDALASEKYGHLDFDTVPAVAKPATFSLKMLPFLWRLRRSIVRCRKIIEGFEADAVLGMGGFTSLPPVYAGHKLGLKTFVHDSNARPGRANVLTSRFCTQVFLGLEPARAFFPKRETVVTGTPVRPEIMKLPTREEAAEVFGLDAGKQTILVVGGSQGARRLNELCAEAVPMLPDGVQMLHIAGALDHDRVAEIAAGRENHRVLGFCDKMPAAYALADLLIARSGASSLTEIAIAGHPSILVPYPYAADDHQTRNAEVFADGGAAKLIQERDLSPEKLAEMAGLILKDLPTFESMAQAARALAIPDAADRVGAAIEATLRPQ